One region of Streptomyces sp. NBC_00442 genomic DNA includes:
- a CDS encoding HAMP domain-containing protein, whose amino-acid sequence MAGSTKSNIAQQRPAPGAGSAHVGESELRQLLAGLTAVRDGDFGTRLPGEADGLLGEIATVFNGMVDQLSLFTSEVTRVAREVGTEGRLGGQAEVPSVSGTWKDLTDSVNAMAGNLTSQVRDIAQVATAVARGDLSQKIDVAARGEILELKNTVNTMVDQLSAFADEVTRVAREVGSEGRLGGQAQVPGVGGTWRDLTDSVNFMAGNLTDQVRNIAQVTTAVARGDLSQKITVDARGEILELKNTVNTMVDQLSAFADEVTRMAREVGTEGILGGQADVKGVSGTWRDLTDSVNGMAGNLTAQVRSIAQVATAVAKGDLSQKITVTARGEVLELKDTINTMVDQLSSFAGEVTRVAREVGTEGRLGGQADVRDVSGTWRDLTESVNVMADNLTAQVRSIAEVTTAVAKGDLSQKIRVDARGEILELKETINTMVDQLGAFADEVTRVAREVGTEGNLGGQATVRGVSGTWKDLTDNVNVMASNLTGQVRSIAQVATAVAKGDLSQKINVEAKGEVAALAGVINTMVDTLSAFADEVTRVAREVGTEGTLGGQARVPNVAGTWKDLTDNVNFMAHNLTSQVRNIAQVTTAVAQGDLTRKIDVDARGEILELKTTINTMVDQLSSFAAEVTRVAREVGSEGRLGGQAEVEGVSGTWKRLTENVNELAGNLTRQVRAIAEVTGAVAEGDLTRSITVDASGEVADLKDNINFMVESLRETTRANEEQDWLKSNLARISALMQGRRDLAIVAELIMDELTPLVSAQYGAFYLAEETGEGVHLNLVGSYARPDTKLGFRFRLGESFVGQAARSKRTIAVDDLPPGYVTVSSGLGSTEPVCLMVLPIVVEEQVLGVIELATVHAFTPIHRDFLEQLMEAIGVNVNTITANARTDELLGESQRLTAELQVRSQELQSRQEELQSSNAELEEKAELLVAQNRDIETKNLEIERARQELEDRAHQLSLASKYKSEFLANMSHELRTPLNSLLILAQLLAQNPSRNLTAKQVEYAGIIHSAGSDLLQLINDILDLSKVEAGKMDVSPERISLRKLLDYIEVTFRPVTSQKSLTFTVKTPATLPAELLTDDYRLRQVLRNLLSNAVKFTEKGGVELRIEVLAEQLAPEAARRGGPVIAFHVADTGIGIAPQHLETVFGAFQQADGTTSRKYGGTGLGLSISREIAFLLGGAITAESTLGQGSTFTLYLPVARPDYAEFTVQPGRPALPAAEPMEEPAAEPDPRHSAVPAPEPVQPKRLLVVEERSRGLLSLVAESAVGDLAAHPTLGDPRGPVEITAAVGVHEAAEALAAAPCHCVVLELDLPDDAALRFLEDMARDAALRGVPVLAHNNRRLGTDQERILQKRAATQPLELISSLDELRERIALHLSADQPGDVLPLVRADEPIEVSPHADKSLAGRTVLVVDDDDRNLYAITGILEVHGMTVLQAENGRIALDTLSAHPAIDLILMDVMMPEMDGYAATAAIRAMPEHVDLPIIAVTAKAMIGDREKSLASGASDYVTKPVDAGELMARIKRQLNP is encoded by the coding sequence ATGGCCGGCTCGACGAAATCCAACATTGCTCAGCAACGGCCGGCGCCGGGGGCCGGTTCCGCACACGTCGGCGAGTCGGAGCTGCGGCAGCTCCTCGCGGGTCTCACCGCGGTGCGCGACGGCGACTTCGGCACGAGACTGCCCGGTGAGGCGGACGGGCTGCTCGGCGAGATCGCCACCGTCTTCAACGGAATGGTCGACCAGCTCTCGCTGTTCACGTCCGAGGTGACCCGGGTCGCCCGTGAGGTCGGCACCGAGGGCCGGCTCGGCGGCCAGGCCGAGGTGCCTTCGGTCTCCGGTACGTGGAAGGACCTGACCGACTCCGTCAACGCGATGGCGGGCAACCTCACCAGCCAGGTCCGCGACATCGCGCAGGTGGCCACGGCGGTGGCGCGGGGCGACCTGTCGCAGAAGATCGACGTGGCGGCCCGGGGCGAGATCCTGGAGCTGAAGAACACCGTCAACACGATGGTGGACCAGCTCTCCGCGTTCGCCGACGAAGTCACCCGCGTCGCCCGCGAGGTGGGCAGCGAGGGCCGCCTGGGCGGACAGGCCCAGGTGCCCGGCGTCGGCGGCACCTGGCGGGACCTGACCGACTCGGTCAACTTCATGGCGGGCAACCTGACGGACCAGGTCCGCAACATCGCCCAGGTGACCACCGCGGTGGCGCGGGGCGATCTCTCGCAGAAGATCACCGTCGATGCCCGGGGCGAGATCCTGGAGCTGAAGAACACCGTCAACACGATGGTGGACCAGCTCTCCGCGTTCGCCGACGAAGTGACCCGCATGGCACGGGAGGTCGGCACCGAGGGCATCCTCGGCGGACAGGCGGACGTGAAGGGAGTCTCGGGCACCTGGCGTGACCTGACGGACTCCGTCAACGGCATGGCGGGCAACCTCACCGCGCAGGTCCGCTCCATCGCGCAGGTCGCCACCGCCGTCGCGAAGGGCGATCTGTCGCAGAAGATCACGGTCACCGCACGCGGTGAGGTCCTCGAACTGAAGGACACCATCAACACGATGGTCGACCAGCTCTCCTCCTTCGCCGGTGAGGTGACCCGGGTGGCGCGCGAGGTCGGCACCGAAGGGCGGCTCGGCGGCCAGGCCGATGTCCGTGACGTGTCCGGCACCTGGCGCGACCTCACCGAGTCCGTCAACGTCATGGCCGACAACCTCACCGCGCAGGTCCGTTCGATCGCCGAGGTGACGACCGCGGTCGCCAAGGGCGACCTGTCGCAGAAGATCCGGGTGGACGCACGCGGCGAGATCCTGGAACTGAAGGAGACCATCAACACGATGGTCGATCAGCTCGGCGCCTTCGCGGACGAGGTGACCCGGGTGGCCCGCGAGGTCGGCACCGAGGGCAACCTCGGCGGACAGGCCACCGTCCGGGGCGTGTCGGGCACGTGGAAGGACCTCACCGACAACGTCAACGTGATGGCGTCCAACCTCACCGGTCAGGTCCGCTCCATCGCCCAGGTCGCCACCGCCGTCGCCAAGGGCGACCTGTCACAGAAGATCAACGTCGAGGCCAAGGGCGAGGTCGCCGCGCTCGCCGGGGTCATCAACACGATGGTCGACACCCTGTCCGCGTTCGCCGACGAGGTCACCCGGGTGGCCCGTGAAGTGGGCACCGAGGGCACCCTCGGCGGCCAGGCCCGCGTCCCGAACGTCGCGGGGACCTGGAAGGACCTCACCGACAACGTCAACTTCATGGCCCACAACCTGACCAGCCAGGTCCGCAACATCGCCCAGGTCACCACCGCCGTCGCCCAGGGCGATCTGACCCGCAAGATCGACGTCGACGCGCGTGGCGAGATCCTGGAGCTCAAGACGACCATCAACACGATGGTCGACCAGCTCTCCTCCTTCGCCGCCGAAGTCACCCGCGTCGCCCGCGAGGTCGGCAGCGAGGGGCGGCTCGGCGGACAGGCCGAGGTCGAGGGCGTCTCCGGCACCTGGAAGCGGCTCACCGAGAACGTCAACGAACTCGCCGGCAACCTGACCCGCCAGGTCCGTGCGATCGCCGAGGTCACCGGGGCCGTGGCCGAGGGCGACCTGACACGGTCGATCACCGTCGACGCCTCCGGCGAGGTCGCCGACCTCAAGGACAACATCAACTTCATGGTGGAGTCGCTGCGCGAGACCACCCGGGCCAACGAGGAACAGGACTGGCTCAAATCCAACCTGGCGCGGATCTCCGCCCTGATGCAGGGCCGGCGGGACCTCGCGATCGTCGCCGAACTCATCATGGACGAGCTCACGCCCCTGGTCTCGGCGCAGTACGGCGCCTTCTACCTCGCCGAGGAGACGGGCGAGGGAGTCCACCTCAACCTCGTCGGCTCCTACGCGCGCCCCGACACCAAGCTCGGCTTCCGCTTCCGGCTCGGCGAGTCCTTCGTCGGCCAGGCGGCCCGCAGCAAGCGCACCATCGCCGTCGACGACCTGCCGCCCGGGTACGTGACGGTCTCCTCGGGGCTCGGAAGCACCGAGCCGGTCTGCCTGATGGTGCTGCCCATCGTGGTCGAGGAGCAGGTGCTCGGCGTCATCGAACTGGCCACCGTGCACGCCTTCACGCCGATCCACCGGGACTTCCTCGAACAGCTGATGGAAGCGATCGGCGTCAACGTCAACACCATCACCGCCAACGCCCGCACCGACGAGCTCCTCGGCGAGTCGCAACGCCTCACCGCCGAACTCCAGGTCCGCTCCCAGGAGTTGCAGTCCCGGCAGGAGGAACTGCAGTCGTCCAACGCCGAGTTGGAGGAGAAGGCGGAACTGCTCGTCGCGCAGAACCGTGACATCGAGACCAAGAACCTGGAGATCGAGCGGGCCCGCCAGGAACTGGAGGACCGCGCCCACCAGCTCTCGCTCGCCTCCAAGTACAAGTCCGAGTTCCTGGCCAACATGAGCCACGAGCTGCGCACCCCGCTCAACAGCCTTCTCATCCTGGCCCAGTTGCTCGCCCAGAATCCCAGCCGCAACCTCACCGCCAAGCAGGTCGAGTACGCCGGCATCATCCACTCGGCGGGCTCCGACCTGCTCCAGCTCATCAACGACATCCTCGACCTGTCCAAGGTCGAAGCGGGCAAGATGGACGTCAGCCCCGAGCGGATCTCCCTGCGCAAGCTCCTCGACTACATCGAGGTCACCTTCCGGCCGGTCACCAGCCAGAAGAGCCTGACCTTCACGGTGAAGACGCCCGCGACGCTGCCCGCCGAACTGCTCACCGACGACTACCGGCTGCGCCAGGTGCTGCGCAACCTGTTGTCCAACGCGGTCAAGTTCACCGAGAAGGGCGGTGTCGAGCTACGGATCGAGGTCCTGGCCGAACAGCTCGCCCCGGAGGCGGCCCGGCGCGGCGGCCCGGTGATCGCCTTCCACGTGGCTGACACCGGGATCGGCATCGCGCCGCAGCACCTGGAGACCGTGTTCGGCGCCTTCCAGCAGGCCGACGGAACGACGAGCCGCAAGTACGGCGGCACCGGGCTCGGGCTGTCGATCAGCAGGGAGATCGCCTTCCTGCTGGGCGGCGCCATCACCGCCGAGAGCACCCTGGGACAGGGGAGCACCTTCACCCTGTACCTGCCGGTCGCCCGGCCCGATTACGCCGAGTTCACCGTGCAGCCCGGCCGCCCCGCTCTGCCGGCCGCCGAGCCGATGGAGGAACCCGCCGCCGAGCCCGACCCGCGCCACTCGGCCGTCCCCGCCCCCGAACCCGTACAGCCCAAGCGGCTGCTGGTCGTCGAGGAGCGCTCGCGCGGACTGCTTTCGCTGGTCGCCGAGAGCGCCGTCGGCGACCTGGCGGCACACCCCACCCTCGGTGACCCGCGCGGTCCTGTGGAGATCACCGCGGCGGTCGGGGTCCACGAGGCGGCCGAGGCCCTGGCCGCGGCCCCCTGCCACTGCGTGGTCCTCGAACTCGACCTGCCGGACGACGCGGCGCTCAGGTTCCTCGAGGACATGGCCCGGGACGCCGCGCTGCGCGGCGTCCCGGTACTGGCCCACAACAACCGCCGCCTCGGCACGGACCAGGAACGCATCCTGCAGAAGCGCGCGGCCACCCAGCCGCTGGAGCTGATCTCCAGCCTCGACGAGCTGCGGGAGCGCATCGCCCTGCACCTGAGCGCCGACCAGCCCGGTGACGTACTTCCCCTGGTGCGGGCCGACGAACCGATCGAGGTCAGCCCGCACGCCGACAAGTCGCTCGCCGGACGCACCGTGCTGGTCGTCGACGACGACGACCGCAACCTGTACGCCATCACGGGCATCCTGGAAGTGCACGGCATGACGGTGCTTCAGGCCGAGAACGGCAGGATCGCCCTCGACACGCTGTCCGCGCATCCGGCGATCGACCTGATCCTGATGGACGTGATGATGCCGGAGATGGACGGCTACGCGGCCACCGCCGCGATCCGCGCCATGCCCGAGCACGTCGACCTGCCGATCATCGCCGTGACCGCCAAGGCCATGATCGGCGACCGGGAGAAGAGCCTGGCCTCCGGGGCCAGCGACTACGTCACCAAGCCCGTGGACGCGGGGGAGCTGATGGCGCGGATCAAGCGGCAGTTGAACCCCTGA
- a CDS encoding lamin tail domain-containing protein, protein MSPRSIRRIAALALAAAGLATAAAVPATAADRPAPHSPVVLGAIQYDSPGRDDHSQKSLNAEWVTVTNTGRGTVNLKGWTLTGRSHQTYTFHDLRLGAHQSVRVHTGKGRNTSHDVFQDRRDYAWDNHADTAVLRDHHKHTIDTKSWRHR, encoded by the coding sequence ATGTCTCCTCGTTCCATCCGCCGCATCGCCGCACTCGCCCTGGCCGCCGCGGGCCTCGCCACCGCGGCAGCCGTTCCCGCCACGGCGGCGGACCGGCCCGCTCCGCACTCGCCCGTCGTCCTGGGGGCCATCCAGTACGACAGCCCCGGGCGGGACGATCACTCCCAGAAGAGCCTCAACGCCGAGTGGGTCACCGTCACCAACACCGGCCGCGGCACCGTGAACCTCAAGGGCTGGACCCTGACCGGCCGCTCCCACCAGACGTACACCTTCCACGACCTGCGCCTGGGCGCCCACCAGTCCGTGCGCGTCCACACCGGCAAGGGCCGCAACACCAGCCACGACGTCTTCCAGGACCGTCGCGACTACGCCTGGGACAACCACGCGGACACCGCGGTCCTGCGCGACCACCACAAGCACACGATCGACACCAAGTCGTGGCGCCACCGCTGA
- a CDS encoding HPP family protein produces MHGAPTLPLSQPRNVILGHLLGAATGYAVLATIGSSPWATALAGAATVALTLLARAPHSPACATPVVVVLHHPAASRFVPLLVGACVLLVLGEYAASRIRRTAPEYPAYWW; encoded by the coding sequence GTGCACGGCGCACCCACCCTGCCGCTGTCCCAGCCCCGCAACGTCATCCTCGGCCACCTGCTGGGAGCAGCCACCGGCTACGCGGTCCTCGCCACGATCGGCAGTTCGCCCTGGGCCACCGCTCTGGCCGGCGCCGCCACCGTCGCGCTCACCCTCCTGGCCCGCGCCCCGCACTCACCGGCCTGCGCCACCCCCGTCGTCGTCGTGCTCCACCATCCCGCGGCGTCGCGTTTCGTACCGCTGCTCGTGGGTGCCTGCGTGCTGCTCGTCCTCGGTGAGTACGCGGCGTCCCGCATTCGTCGAACGGCCCCCGAATATCCCGCCTATTGGTGGTAG
- a CDS encoding alpha/beta hydrolase has product MSRQQRAEIDAMIRRPRREGPAGAEGSQSPEGTEGPGSVEELRAGFRAMMAEMIVPTGIRTRAATLGARPALLVEPHDAPRAGTILYFHGGSYVVGSPHTALSLTGNLVSRTRFRALSLDYRLAPEHPFPAAIEDALSAYRALLDGGEDPSAIAFAGDSAGGGLAVTTCLAARDAGLPMPSAIVAFSAGLDMTRTGPSMDTRAGADPYFTRAGLEHTGALYSAGQDPHQPLLSPAVLADLAGLPPMLLQVGTNEILLDDSTRLAARAREAAVDVVLDVVADVPHVFQAFAGILDEADEALDRAALFLTQRIRATRTARPRND; this is encoded by the coding sequence ATGAGCAGGCAGCAGCGCGCGGAGATCGACGCGATGATCCGCCGTCCGCGGCGCGAAGGACCCGCCGGGGCAGAGGGTTCGCAGAGCCCGGAGGGCACAGAAGGCCCGGGGTCGGTGGAAGAGCTGCGGGCCGGGTTCAGGGCGATGATGGCCGAGATGATCGTCCCGACGGGGATACGCACCCGAGCCGCGACGCTCGGCGCCCGGCCCGCCCTGCTCGTCGAGCCCCACGACGCCCCACGAGCCGGGACGATCCTCTATTTTCACGGCGGCTCCTACGTGGTCGGCTCGCCGCACACGGCGCTGTCGCTGACCGGGAACCTGGTGAGCCGAACCCGGTTCAGGGCGCTCTCGCTCGACTACCGGCTCGCCCCCGAGCACCCGTTCCCGGCCGCGATCGAGGATGCGCTGAGCGCGTACCGCGCCCTGCTCGATGGCGGCGAGGACCCGTCGGCCATCGCGTTCGCGGGGGACTCCGCCGGCGGCGGCCTCGCCGTCACCACGTGCCTCGCCGCCCGTGACGCCGGTCTGCCCATGCCCTCCGCGATCGTGGCGTTCTCCGCGGGACTCGACATGACCCGGACGGGGCCGAGCATGGACACCAGGGCCGGCGCCGACCCGTACTTCACCCGTGCGGGACTTGAGCACACCGGGGCCCTGTATTCCGCGGGTCAGGACCCGCACCAGCCCCTGCTCAGCCCCGCCGTCCTCGCCGACCTGGCCGGACTCCCGCCGATGCTCCTGCAGGTGGGCACCAACGAAATCCTCCTGGACGACTCCACGCGCCTCGCCGCTCGGGCGAGGGAAGCCGCGGTGGACGTGGTCCTGGATGTCGTCGCCGACGTACCTCACGTCTTCCAGGCGTTCGCCGGCATCCTGGACGAGGCCGACGAGGCACTGGACCGTGCGGCTCTCTTCCTCACGCAGCGGATCCGGGCCACGAGGACGGCGCGCCCGCGGAACGACTGA
- a CDS encoding MarR family winged helix-turn-helix transcriptional regulator, whose product MASKSSDGIDLPALFADLVRCETRLYNALNDRLREGHGILTSQFEALRFLRDRPGSRVAELAVEFAIGIGASSKGVDRLEKQAWVVRRPHPSDRRSSLLYLTDDGLRLTEAAEATFARTLAELTAGTLDGPAGPAVAQVLSRLRSALEREQIGLPTG is encoded by the coding sequence ATGGCATCCAAGTCAAGTGACGGCATCGACCTGCCGGCCCTCTTCGCCGATCTCGTCCGCTGCGAGACGCGTCTCTACAACGCGCTCAACGACCGACTCCGTGAGGGGCACGGGATCCTCACGTCGCAGTTCGAGGCCCTGCGCTTCCTGCGCGACCGCCCCGGATCACGGGTGGCGGAGCTCGCCGTCGAGTTCGCGATCGGGATCGGGGCGAGCAGCAAAGGAGTCGACCGCCTGGAGAAGCAGGCCTGGGTCGTGCGGCGGCCCCATCCGTCGGACCGCCGGTCGTCGCTGCTGTACCTGACCGACGACGGCCTGCGGCTCACCGAGGCGGCGGAGGCGACGTTCGCACGGACGCTGGCGGAGCTGACGGCGGGCACCCTCGACGGCCCCGCGGGGCCCGCCGTCGCTCAGGTCCTTTCACGGCTGCGC